Proteins encoded within one genomic window of Nitrospina gracilis 3/211:
- a CDS encoding proline--tRNA ligase has product MRYSQLLIPTLKEAPSDAEVISHKLMVRAGMIRQLASGIYSILPLGLRVLRKVEQIIREEMNAIGGQEVFLPSIQPAELWQESGRWDFYGKELLRIIDRHDRKFCYGPTHEEVITDIVRREVRSYRQLPLVLYQIQTKFRDEVRPRFGVMRGREFTMKDAYSFHASEQDVQKTYEDMKTAYNNVFKRCGLDFKMVEADSGTIGGSFSHEFMVLASSGEDAVVFCDACGYASNLEKAGARPPANGTGSDGSEPLAEVSTPGQKTIEAVTTFLKVPPQKLVKTLILENEKGLVAGLVRGDRQLNPVKLKNLIDCEWLHPASEESIKEQTGLPVGYVGPVNLPLPVFADHEVAAMQDFVTGANKTDAHFTGVQFGRDLQVEQVGDLRTVEEGDPCPHCDGGTYQIRRGIEVGHIFILGTKYSTAMKAGFLDENGKEKTLVMGCYGIGVGRTAAAAIEQNHDDKGIVWPAPLAPFQVVILPTNYSDEKVKDAADTAYRRLTELGVEVLLDDRSDRLGVKFKDAELIGFPLQLVIGPKNLEQGEIEVKTRRTGESANHPFPAILEKIPAQLSEL; this is encoded by the coding sequence ATGCGCTATTCGCAGTTACTGATTCCCACTCTTAAAGAAGCGCCTTCCGATGCGGAAGTCATCAGCCACAAGCTGATGGTGCGCGCGGGGATGATCCGCCAGCTCGCCAGCGGCATCTATTCGATTTTGCCGCTCGGCCTGCGCGTGTTGAGGAAAGTTGAACAGATCATCCGCGAGGAGATGAACGCCATCGGCGGGCAGGAGGTGTTCCTGCCCAGCATCCAGCCGGCGGAGTTGTGGCAGGAAAGCGGGCGCTGGGATTTCTACGGCAAGGAACTGCTCCGCATCATCGACCGTCACGACCGCAAATTCTGTTACGGGCCCACGCACGAGGAAGTCATCACCGACATCGTCCGCCGCGAGGTGCGCTCCTACCGCCAGTTGCCGCTCGTGCTGTACCAGATTCAGACCAAGTTCCGCGACGAAGTGCGGCCGCGTTTCGGTGTCATGCGCGGACGCGAGTTCACCATGAAAGACGCGTACAGTTTTCACGCCAGCGAACAGGATGTGCAGAAAACCTATGAGGACATGAAGACCGCCTACAACAACGTGTTCAAACGGTGCGGACTCGATTTCAAAATGGTGGAAGCCGACAGCGGCACCATCGGCGGCAGCTTCTCGCACGAGTTCATGGTGCTGGCATCTTCCGGCGAAGACGCGGTGGTGTTCTGCGACGCCTGCGGCTACGCCTCGAATCTCGAAAAAGCCGGCGCCCGGCCGCCTGCAAACGGTACTGGATCCGATGGATCGGAACCGCTTGCGGAGGTCTCGACGCCCGGACAGAAAACCATCGAGGCGGTGACGACGTTCCTTAAAGTACCGCCGCAGAAACTGGTGAAGACGCTCATCCTTGAAAACGAAAAAGGTCTGGTAGCCGGGTTGGTACGCGGCGACCGGCAGTTGAATCCAGTCAAACTGAAAAACCTGATCGACTGCGAATGGCTGCACCCGGCGAGCGAGGAGTCGATCAAGGAACAAACCGGGCTGCCCGTCGGCTACGTCGGTCCCGTCAACCTGCCCCTGCCCGTATTCGCCGATCATGAAGTGGCGGCCATGCAGGATTTCGTCACAGGCGCGAACAAAACCGACGCACACTTCACCGGCGTGCAGTTTGGACGCGACCTTCAGGTCGAACAGGTCGGCGACCTGCGCACGGTGGAGGAAGGCGACCCCTGCCCGCACTGCGACGGCGGCACCTACCAGATCCGCCGCGGCATCGAGGTCGGACACATCTTCATCCTCGGCACCAAGTACAGTACAGCGATGAAAGCCGGGTTCCTCGACGAAAACGGCAAGGAAAAAACGCTGGTGATGGGGTGCTACGGCATCGGTGTCGGCCGCACCGCCGCCGCGGCCATCGAGCAGAACCACGACGACAAGGGCATCGTCTGGCCCGCACCGTTGGCCCCGTTCCAGGTGGTGATCCTGCCCACCAACTATTCCGACGAGAAGGTGAAAGACGCCGCCGACACCGCCTACCGCCGGCTCACCGAGCTGGGCGTGGAGGTGCTGCTGGACGACCGCTCCGACCGGCTGGGGGTCAAGTTCAAGGATGCCGAATTGATCGGGTTCCCCCTGCAGTTGGTCATCGGTCCCAAAAATCTGGAGCAGGGTGAAATCGAGGTTAAAACCCGGCGTACAGGAGAGTCCGCCAACCACCCCTTCCCCGCCATTCTGGAAAAAATCCCGGCGCAGCTTTCGGAACTCTGA
- the rimP gene encoding ribosome maturation factor RimP, producing MSKGSIPQAVESLVEPVILAQGLELVDVEYRREGRNWILRIYIDKPGGVGVEDCKKVSRMVEDMIEVDDIVRTHYILEVSSPGLDRPLKKEKDFRRYLGKKVQITTYAPIGDRRNFKGTLKNFEDGDVHVDAQGQTFAIPLNNIASARLEIEFKL from the coding sequence ATGTCCAAAGGCTCAATACCACAAGCAGTTGAATCGCTGGTGGAGCCCGTTATTCTGGCCCAGGGTCTGGAGCTGGTGGATGTCGAATACAGACGCGAGGGTCGAAACTGGATCCTGCGTATTTACATCGACAAGCCCGGAGGTGTGGGTGTGGAGGACTGCAAGAAAGTCAGCCGCATGGTGGAAGATATGATTGAAGTGGACGATATTGTCCGCACGCATTACATCCTGGAAGTGTCGTCGCCGGGTCTGGACCGGCCGCTGAAAAAGGAAAAGGATTTTCGGCGCTATTTGGGCAAGAAGGTCCAGATCACCACCTATGCCCCGATCGGCGACCGCAGAAACTTCAAGGGTACTCTGAAAAACTTTGAGGACGGCGATGTGCACGTGGATGCGCAGGGGCAGACCTTTGCCATTCCGCTCAACAACATCGCCTCCGCCCGTTTGGAAATCGAATTCAAATTATGA